One Setaria italica strain Yugu1 chromosome I, Setaria_italica_v2.0, whole genome shotgun sequence DNA window includes the following coding sequences:
- the LOC101754757 gene encoding 3-ketoacyl-CoA synthase 11 translates to MDNPAPATNAATAAASPSRRLPDFQQSVRLKYVKLGYHYLISHGMYLLLMPLMSLVAVHLSTLSPRDVADLWAHLRLNLISVLACSTLLVFLATAYFLTRPRPVYLVDFACYKPGPELRCSRDTFMRCSRLTGSFTDASLEFQRKILELSGLGEDTYLPPAVTRVPPNPSMDAARAEAREVMFGAVDELLAKTGVRPKDIGVLIVNCSLFNPTPSLSAMVVNHYKLRGNVVSYNLGGMGCSAGLLSVDLAKDLLQTHPGSYALVISTENITLNWYSGNDRSKLVSNCLFRMGGAAVLLSNRRSDRRRAKYELVHTVRTHKGADDRCFGCVTQEEDGEGNLGVSLSRDLMAVAGDALKTNITTLGPLVLPVSEQLLFMATLAARKLLKMKKVKPYIPDFKLAFEHFCIHAGGRAVLDELESNLALTDWHMEPSRMTLHRFGNTSSSSLWYELAYSEAKGRIRRRDRVWQIAFGSGFKCNSAVWRALRSVNPAEETNPWMDEIDRFPVDVPKVSKVSSG, encoded by the coding sequence ATGGACAACCCGGCGCCGGCAACAAatgccgccaccgcggccgcctcgccgtcgcggcggcttCCGGACTTCCAGCAGTCGGTGCGGCTCAAGTACGTGAAGCTGGGGTACCACTACCTCATCTCCCACGGCATGTACCTGCTGCTGATGCCCCTCATGTCGCTCGTGGCCGTGCACCTCTCCACGCTCTCCCCGCGCGACGTCGCCGACCTGTGGGCGCACCTCCGCCTCAACCTCATCTCCGTGCTCGCCTGCTCTACgctcctcgtcttcctcgccACCGCCTACTTCCTCACCCGCCCCCGCCCCGTCTACCTCGTCGACTTCGCCTGCTACAAGCCGGGGCCCGAGCTCCGGTGCTCGCGCGACACCTTCATGCGCTGCTCCCGCCTCACGGGCTCCTTCACCGACGCCAGCCTCGAGTTCCAGCGCAAGATCCTCGAGCTCTCGGGGCTCGGCGAGGACACGTACCTCCCGCCCGCCGTGACGCGGGTGCCCCCCAACCCGTCCATGGACGCGGCGCGCGCCGAGGCACGGGAGGTCATGTTCGGCGCCGTCGACGAGCTCCTCGCCAAGACGGGGGTGCGGCCCAAGGACATCGGGGTACTCATCGTCAACTGCAGCCTCTTCAACCCGACGCCGTCGCTGTCGGCCATGGTGGTGAACCACTACAAGCTCCGCGGGAACGTGGTCAGCTACAACCTCGGCGGCATGGGGTGCAGCGCCGGGCTGCTGTCGGTGGACCTCGCCAAGGACCTGCTCCAGACGCACCCGGGGTCGTACGCGCTGGTGATCAGCACGGAGAACATCACGCTCAACTGGTACTCGGGCAACGACCGCTCCAAGCTCGTGTCCAACTGCCTGTTCCGgatgggcggcgccgccgtgctgctCTCCAACCGGCGTTCCGACCGGCGGCGGGCCAAGTACGAGCTGGTGCACACCGTGCGCACGCACAAGGGCGCCGACGACCGGTGCTTCGGCTGCGTGAcgcaggaggaggacggcgaggggAACCTCGGCGTGTCGCTGTCGAGGGACCtgatggcggtggcgggcgacgCGCTCAAGACCAACATCACCACGCTGGGCCCGCTGGTGCTGCCGGTGTCGGAGCAGCTCCTCTTCATGGCGACGCTGGCCGCGAGGAAGCTGCTCAAGATGAAGAAGGTGAAGCCGTACATCCCGGACTTCAAGCTGGCGTTCGAGCACTTCTGCatccacgccggcggccgcgcggtgCTGGACGAGCTGGAGAGCAACCTGGCGCTCACGGACTGGCACATGGAGCCGTCGAGGATGACGCTGCACCGGTTCGGGaacacgtccagcagctcgctCTGGTACGAGCTCGCCTACAGCGAGGCCAAGGGCAGGATCCGGCGGCGAGACCGCGTGTGGCAGATCGCCTTCGGGTCCGGGTTCAAGTGCAACAGCGCCGTGTGGAGGGCGCTCCGGTCGGTGAACCCGGCCGAGGAGACCAACCCGTGGATGGACGAGATCGACAGGTTCCCGGTTGATGTTCCGAAGGTCTCCAAGGTTTCCAGCGGCTGA